Part of the Aureitalea marina genome, TACACCATGTCTCCCTTTATGCATGCCGATAAGATGAAAACACCCTTATTGCTGGTTCATGGTGAGGCGGATAATAATTCCGGGACTTACCCTCTTCAGAGCGAACGATATTTCAATGCACTAAAAGGGCTGGGTGCTACCGCAAGATTAGTAATGTTACCTAAAGAAAGCCATGGTTATCGCGCCAAAGAAAGTATCATGCATTTGCTTTGGGAACAGGACAACTGGCTGGAGACCTATGTGAAGAACAAACCCGCCAATATTCCTAAGGAAAAAGAGACCATTAAGAAATAGCATAAAAAAAGCTGAGGCGTGATAAACACGCCTCAGCTCAAACAACCTAACCAATAAAATAATAGATAAATTAGATTTTCATAGCAATCTCTATTATCCCACTTTGATAGAACAAATATACAACTTTGTTTAATATTTTTAAAAAAAGATTAAACATTTTAGTGTTAAACTTTTCTTAAGTCCACCTCATTGTGGATTAACACCTTGGCTTTCAGGTCGTGCAGTAAATTGTACAGACCGAAAAAAGTTCGGTTAATGTAAAGAAAGTGCTTCGAACCGCGGTTCCCGTTCATTTTTCGAAGCTGTGTATCCTTGGCATAGCGCTCACCTAGCTCGGCTATTCGACCGAAATAGTCATCGTCCGCAAAGTCAAATTCGTCACAATGGAATGGCTGAGTAAAAAGACTCAGTAGTTCGTGGAACATCTGGGCAAAGAATTCGATCTCTTTTGGACTGTCGTCTGCCCGTAAAATTTCCAGTTCCATCAGTTTTTGACGGAATACTTCTTGATTGTTAATATTTTCTGGCCTGGCCAATTCGAAATAGGGCTGATAGAATTCTGGCGGAACTACCTTAATACAACCAAAGTCGATGGCGATCAGTTCACCTTGGTCACTAATTAAGAAATTCCCTGGATGTGGGTCTGCATGAACACGTTTGAGTTCGTGCATTTGATACATGTAGAAATCCCATAGAGTTTGCCCTATCCTGTTGGCTAAATCCTGATCTGGATTACCGGCGCAAAACTCGGACAAATGTACCCCCTCCATCCAATCCATGGTGATGATACGTTCACTGGAAAGTTCCGGGTAATATTTCGGAAATCTCAAATTTTCAATGTGAGCGCATTGAGCTGTGATCTCCTGACTCTGACTTAATTCGAGCAAATAATCCGTTTCCTCGATCAGTTTACCCTCAATTTCCTTAAAGTATTTCTCCGAATCCTTGCCTTTGAGGTTGAACATCTTGACCGCAACAGGTTTCACTAATGCAAGATCGCTTTGAATACTGGCTGCGACACCGGGATATTGAATTTTTACAGCAAGCTGTTTGCCGTCTTTGGAAGCTCTGTGTACCTGCCCAATGCTGGCAGCCGCTACAGATTCCGGGTCAAAATCATCGAATAGCAAATCGGGATCTGTTCCTTGATATCGAATAAAGGTCTTTCTGACCAAAGGAGCCGACAAAGGTGGTACTTGGAATTGGGCCAGTGAGAATTTCTCGACATAGGCTTTGGGCATAACATTGCGCTCCATGCTCAACATTTGAGCCACTTTCAACGCAGACCCCTTCAGTTGCTTTAATCCGTCATAGATGTCCTCTGCGTTGTTCTCGTTGAGCTTTTCCCGAGCGTCCGGGTCATTAACCAATTTGTCACCGTAGTATTTCAGGTAATTTCCACCTACCTTGACACCTGTTGTGACTAATTTGGTGGCTCGTTCTAGTTTAGATGTTGGGATTCTATCAATTGTCTTCATGCATCAAGCCATTCTGTCCTTCCAAAGGAATTTACCCAGATCAAAAACACTTTCCAGCGGTGTCGTTTCAAAAAGATCGAACACAGCCCGTATCGATTTTTCGATGAATGCGTCTGTTTCTTCAAATTTCGGAGAGTCATCGCGCATCCAGAATTTCAAGATCATTATGGTCTCTGCCCATGCGCCTTCTGAAAAAAGCTCTACCGGATGCTTGAAAATACCAAGTGTTTTTCCATCATTAGCATCCTCTATAAGTTCCTTTGCAAAAGACTTAACTCCCTTTCTAAGTCCGCTGAGCTGTTTCATCCTGTCCGACCAGGCCTCTGACCGGTCTAGGGCAAATAGCACATAACTTCGGTTGGCTGTGAGCAACTCGAATAAGGTGAAATAGTAAGTCAGTAACTTTTCCTTAGCAGCCATCTTCCCATATCCCCTGGCCTTTTGAGTTAATCCCAGAGCCATGTGATGAAATTGTCCCCAAATAGCTTGTCTTAAGCTTTCCAGGGAACCAAAATGGTTGTAGAATTCCGCCTCATCGATTTTTTGCTCCTGGCAAAACTTGTAGACGTTAGTTGGAAATTCGCTCTGCTCCAGGACTGCATTCATGTATAGAGCCACAATGTCCTCCCGGCTTAGCTTCTTTGTTTTTGTTCTGGCAGTCTTTTGCTTTGTACTCATACCTGTGGGTTTGAAACAAAGATACATTTTGTTTAACTTTTATTTTATATCATTAAACAAAATAATTGTTAAAGTTTAAACTGACAGCTTGTCACAATCTTATTCTTGGTATTCAATTTGATTTGACTAAGACAAATAAAAAAATCACACAAATGAGTTCAGGAACCATAAATGTCTCTGTTGAGAACATCTTCCCACTGATCAAAAAATTCCTTTACAGCGACCATGAGATCTTCTTACGCGAGCTGATATCCAATGCCACGGACGCAACCCTAAAGTTGAAACACTTACACAGTATAGGTCAGGCCTCCGGGGAATATGGCGAACCACAGATCGAGGTAAGCATAGATAAAGAATCTAAAACACTGACTATCAGTGATCAAGGTATCGGAATGACGGCTGAAGAGGTTGAAAAATACATCAATCAAATTGCCTTTTCTGGTGCCGAGGAATTCATCGAGAAATACAAGGACCAACAAGGCGAGGAGGCCGGGATCATTGGTCATTTTGGCCTCGGATTCTATTCCGCTTTTATGGTGGCCGATCGGGTTGAGATCATCACTAAAAGTTATCAGGACGAGCCAGCTGCACACTGGAGCTGTGACGGATCTCCAAACTACACCTTGGAAGAAGCGGAGAGAACGGAAAGAGGGACGTCTATAATTTTACATATAGCTGAAGACTCTACGGAGTTCTTAGAGGAGAGCCGAATCAGTGAACTGCTGCGCAAGTACAACAAATTCATGCCGATACCGATCAAATTCGGTACCCGTACAGAAACACTTCCGAAGCCGGAAGATGCCAAGGAAGATGACCCTGCTCCTACCCAGGAGGTTGACAATATCATCAACAATCCCAACCCGGCTTGGACTCGCAAACCGTCAGACCTGGAAGAGGATGACTACAAACAATTCTACAGGGAACTGTACCCCATGCAATTTGAGGAGCCATTGTTCAATATTCACCTGAACGTTGACTACCCGTTTAACTTGACCGGTATTTTGTATTTCCCCAAGTTGTCGAACGACCTTAACATGCAAAAAGACAGGATTCAACTATATCAGAATCAAGTCTTTGTGACTGACAACGTAGAGGGGATCGTACCTGAATTCCTGACCATGTTACGCGGAGTCATCGACTCACCGGATATCCCCTTGAATGTTTCCAGGAGTTACCTGCAAGCGGACGGGGCGGTGAAGAAGATTTCAAGCTATATCACACGGAAAGTGGCCGATAAGCTTAAATCAATTTTCAATGACGATCGGGATGCTTTTCAACAGAAATGGGACGACATCAAGATCGTTGTCGAATACGGGATGTTGACCGAGGATAAATTCTTTGAAAAGGCCCAGAAATTTGCGCTTTACCCAACCGTCGATGGTGATTATTTTACCTTCGAGGAATTGACCGAAAAGATCAAGGAAAACCAGACTGATAAAGAGGACAAACTGGTTGTTCTTTACGCCTCAGATAAGGATCAACAGCACAGTTATATAGAAGCTGCGAAAGGCAAGGGTTACGAAGTGTTGCTACTTAATTCTCCAATTGTTTCTCACCTGATCCAGAAACTGGAATCGGAGCATGAGAATACCACTTTTACAAGAGTTGATTCAGATCACATCGATAAACTGATTCAAAAGGATGAAGAAATCGCTTCCGTTCTCAATGAGGAAGAAAAGGAGCGCCTTAACAGCCTGATGAGTGAAGTTATTCCAAGTGAAAAATTCACACTCCAGCTAGAGGCGATGGATCAGGAAGCCAGTCCTTTTACCATCACCGAGCCCGAATTTATGCGCCGAATGAAGGAAATGCAGAAATCAGGTGGTGGCGGTATGTTTGGGATGGGTAACATGCCCGATGTTTACAATGTGATAGTCAATACAAACCACGAGTTGATTGGTAAGATTTTAGCTACAAAAACTCGTAAAAAACAGGAAAGATTGATCAATCAATCCCTGGATTTAGCCAGATTGAGTAAAAATCTACTCCAGGGTGAGGAGCTAACTAGGTTTATCCAACGAAGTTACGACCTCATAAAATAATAATTATCAGTTACTTACATCCAGCCGGCGTTAACTTACTGTTACGCCGGTTTCTTTTTTAAAAAAACTTGTCCAAGTGGTCGATTTTACTGTATTTTTGATATCATTAAGATTCAATTAACTAAAATTTCGATTATGAGGAAAATTACTTCGACGTATTTTGGATTTTTCTTGTCTTTGTTTGCACTAGTTGGGGTGCACGCTCAGACGACCCTCCAAAATACAAATCAACCTGTAAGGAACATACGGGTGGACGCAAGTGCATTGAGCAATCTCGCGTCTGCCAACACGAGAATGCTATCATGTGATGCCATTCTGCCTACTTACAGTAACTTGACATTTGATGGAAGTGGGATAAGCTCCCAGGATTTCGATCCTGTAAATGACGCCTTGGATAACCAGGCTGCTGATGATTTTATCGTTCCTGGTTCGGACGATGCATACATCTGTGAAATGGATGTTTATGGTGTTTACGGTGGAGCCGGAGCAGCCGCTGATCCCAATGCCCGTTTCCGATTCCGCATCTGGACGGATAACGGAACTGGTGTTCCTGTAGCCGAAGTCTACACTGAGAATTTCTTAGCTTCTGACGTAGACCCTGATAATGATGGTAGTTTCACCTTGAGCCCCTCTGTAATTGTTCCCCTGACTGGAGGTACGAAGTATTGGGTCTCGGTTCGTTCGGTGATGGACTTAGCTTTGGGCGGACAATGGTTCTGGTCGACTACGTCCGATGGAAATGATGACGTTTACGCATGGAGAAACAACGGTGATGGTTTTGGAACTGGTTGTACAAACTGGACTCCACATACAAGTTGTGCGGGATTGGGCGCGACCAACGACTTAGGAATGGAATTCAGATTCAACCTGATCAATAACCCACCTGTTGCGGTTTGTCAGGACATCACAATTCAACTGGACGCGGCCGGAAATGCAACAATTGTGGCTGCTGACATCGATGGCGGATCTACTGACATTGAAGATGGTGTACCTGTAAGTCTAGTTGCTTCTCAGACAGCATTTACCTGTGCAGATGTCGGAGCAAACTCCGTGACGCTGACAGTAACGGATTCTGGCGGATTAACGGATATGTGTACTGCAACAGTAACCGTAGAAGACAATGTAGCGCCAGTGCTAAGTCCTGTGGCAGATGGTGCCTTCACCGTCATCCTGGATGGAAGTGGATCAGGAACAATTACCTATGCTGATGTAACCACGGCTGCTGCTACCGATGCTTGTGGTATTGCCAGTGAAGGTTTGGTTGGAGGAACACCAGATATCGCAGTTGATTGTTCTGACATTGGAACAGTGACTGTAACGATCGAAGCGACCGACGCCAATGGAAACCAAACTACTGCTGATATCGATGTAAATGTAGTGGACGACCTTCCACCTGCAATTGCGTGTCCAATGGATGTTACGGCATCTGTTGAAGCCGGAACTTGTGGAGCTACAGTAACTTTTGCTGATGCTGTTGCTATTGATGCCTGTGGATTGGCATCAGTTATTCAAACTGCTGGTCCCGCCAGTGGAACTGTGTTCCCTGTGGGTACAACATTTATCGAATTCACAGCTACGGATAACGGTGGAAACGTTTCTACCTGTAGCTTCAATATTACTGTAGTTGATGATGAAGACCCAGTTGCCGTATGCCAGGACATCACTGTCGAGCTTGATCCTGT contains:
- a CDS encoding ABC1 kinase family protein, producing the protein MKTIDRIPTSKLERATKLVTTGVKVGGNYLKYYGDKLVNDPDAREKLNENNAEDIYDGLKQLKGSALKVAQMLSMERNVMPKAYVEKFSLAQFQVPPLSAPLVRKTFIRYQGTDPDLLFDDFDPESVAAASIGQVHRASKDGKQLAVKIQYPGVAASIQSDLALVKPVAVKMFNLKGKDSEKYFKEIEGKLIEETDYLLELSQSQEITAQCAHIENLRFPKYYPELSSERIITMDWMEGVHLSEFCAGNPDQDLANRIGQTLWDFYMYQMHELKRVHADPHPGNFLISDQGELIAIDFGCIKVVPPEFYQPYFELARPENINNQEVFRQKLMELEILRADDSPKEIEFFAQMFHELLSLFTQPFHCDEFDFADDDYFGRIAELGERYAKDTQLRKMNGNRGSKHFLYINRTFFGLYNLLHDLKAKVLIHNEVDLRKV
- a CDS encoding TetR family transcriptional regulator C-terminal domain-containing protein, producing the protein MSTKQKTARTKTKKLSREDIVALYMNAVLEQSEFPTNVYKFCQEQKIDEAEFYNHFGSLESLRQAIWGQFHHMALGLTQKARGYGKMAAKEKLLTYYFTLFELLTANRSYVLFALDRSEAWSDRMKQLSGLRKGVKSFAKELIEDANDGKTLGIFKHPVELFSEGAWAETIMILKFWMRDDSPKFEETDAFIEKSIRAVFDLFETTPLESVFDLGKFLWKDRMA
- the htpG gene encoding molecular chaperone HtpG, which codes for MSSGTINVSVENIFPLIKKFLYSDHEIFLRELISNATDATLKLKHLHSIGQASGEYGEPQIEVSIDKESKTLTISDQGIGMTAEEVEKYINQIAFSGAEEFIEKYKDQQGEEAGIIGHFGLGFYSAFMVADRVEIITKSYQDEPAAHWSCDGSPNYTLEEAERTERGTSIILHIAEDSTEFLEESRISELLRKYNKFMPIPIKFGTRTETLPKPEDAKEDDPAPTQEVDNIINNPNPAWTRKPSDLEEDDYKQFYRELYPMQFEEPLFNIHLNVDYPFNLTGILYFPKLSNDLNMQKDRIQLYQNQVFVTDNVEGIVPEFLTMLRGVIDSPDIPLNVSRSYLQADGAVKKISSYITRKVADKLKSIFNDDRDAFQQKWDDIKIVVEYGMLTEDKFFEKAQKFALYPTVDGDYFTFEELTEKIKENQTDKEDKLVVLYASDKDQQHSYIEAAKGKGYEVLLLNSPIVSHLIQKLESEHENTTFTRVDSDHIDKLIQKDEEIASVLNEEEKERLNSLMSEVIPSEKFTLQLEAMDQEASPFTITEPEFMRRMKEMQKSGGGGMFGMGNMPDVYNVIVNTNHELIGKILATKTRKKQERLINQSLDLARLSKNLLQGEELTRFIQRSYDLIK